The sequence AACAGATGTTGTCACGCGCGCATAAAAAGTGAGCTATCATGTCTACTGTATTAATTAAGTGACGTTTTGTCTTCTCGAGATATAACTGTTGTTTTTGGGAAACTTAGCCAACCCCCGAAGCAGGAATCCCCAATCCCATCTCCACTTCATGAACATAAGATCGTGGAGGGCTATTGTAAGGGGTAGGCCCAGGTAATCAGTATCGGCCCACTTAACTTAGGCCTAAAATCGGCCTGAGTAGCCAATGTTGGCTCAAAAGATTGAGCTGGGCCTAAACCCTGTAGGAATAGGCCCAGCACAACGATAAGTATGTAATGACCTAGAATGTATAATTTAGGGAATACCACAGTGTTCGGGCTGAGTTAGGCTCACTACCGACTATTAAGACAGTGGGAGATTCACAAGGAAATGGTTAAATTCTGGTCAGTTCCCAAGTACTATTAGTGCCTTTGGGGAGTTCACTACCAAACGCAATTTGGCGTCTAAAGCaagtttcaagagaattttcaaaaGACATGATTGTTTCTAGGAATTTCGAGTAAAAGTGGGATTGCATGGGAACTAGTGAAAAAGTAATAATTTGAACCCCACTAAGGAGAGACTATATAAAGGGAGTGAGGGCAGACAAATAGAGGGTTGGAAAATCTAGGAAAAAAGGGGGGAAAGAAAACTAAGGGAGTGAATAGGGGAAAGTtgggagaaaagaagaagagagattaGAAAGAAATGGGGTGTTGGAATTAAAATCAGAGAGATAACAGAAATTGGACTGTCAAAGCTGCGTTTGAAGCAACTACCCATAGGATTCTGAGGAAacccacaaataaataaattgggagCCCAAATCGTTTATCCAGTTTGGGGACCACAACAACAATTTGTCTTTTGAGATGGAActcacaataggcacaaaattgAGTTTCATAACAAGATTGCGACAaagattttcttcctttttagcaataggttcggcaaccaaacacttggcatgcatcttaagagattcattttcacatttaagattatcaacaagtttgttagacaaaaaaatgtttagcattcaagtccatattcaaacattcaaactctttcaacttttcaaaAGAATGTTCAGCTAGtttcttatacttttcaacCAACTTGTTAGATTCATCAAGTTTAGCGGTTAAGGTATCCTTTTCATGAAAAAACTTGCTGAGTTTTTCATGAAATTTCAAAgcctttttcttcaatattttgaCATTTACACTTTTAGAAACACCTAAGAGTCATGTAATATGGCATCACAATCATGAGAATAAACACttatagaggcattttcacaaacacatggcatgttacattcaatATCATCAACACCATGCAAAAAAGCACATaaagcattatccatggcaATTAAAACAAAGgatcaaggatcacacttaagtaattaaacaaaaataaatgtatctGTTCTGATACTAATTAAAAGCTCGATATTTTAAATGCTAGAGTTAATTAAGACTCCCAAATTTTAATTTCGGCTTGATTAATTTTAATCTTATATGTGACtagcaaattaattaatcaaagcATTCAATAATTGCATGGATGAACATGTACAAGGCAAATATGTAAAGGGCAATAAGGAAAAGGATTACAAACTCAAGATAATAccgcgatgtgttattgaagagaaaaaccaaagaactcaACATAAAAACCTCTCTGCGAGCAAGCcaaaatgatccactagtgaataagttggagtacaaggatatcgaaaagaccttccaagcctaatctaccaaATGTACTTGATCCCTCTAAGCCCcagctaccaacggacttcACCAAATCTTGTCTTCACTAACTTCTCAGGTCCCACAATACCGCCTAATTGCACCATCAGTGTCACCGGCTTTTTTTGGCAAAGACCCAATACTTCCTAAGCTCTAAAATACTCTCTACACTCTAAATGGATGTGGTTTGGATTTAACAATCTCCTcccaaggtatgacaatgggagagagGAGGATAAGAGACTACAATGATTTTTTActtaaggatgagtagctctctaaAAAATGTGGGTGTTGTGAAAACCAatctctagggttttctctctaatgGCGTCCTTACAATTTTGTGGATAATGAAAGTATATATAAAGTGGGTGAAAGATAGAAAAAATCACACTTAAAATCCCAGTTGTTAGGTCATCTTGCGAGATATCTTAACTATCGAACTTTCTCATGTGCTCCTCTTGTAACTTTCACGAGTTTTGCACTCTCGAGTCAATCGCGAGTTAGTCGCAAATCTTCACTATTTAAGACTAAACTCATTATAATCAAATCCCAAAAAAtgcaaggaaataaattaatgaaattacaatACTTTTATCGGGAAATACAGCCAACataattgttattaaaaaacATAACTTAACACTTGATTAGTTGATTATTatgagtggtgacctaaaattcactcggtggggtttttttcttgtaaaagtTTTCCCATTAGTCAATAAAtcactgtgtcaaatttattttccactgcactCTAAATTAGAATtctgatttgttggtgcctccaccATATTGCATataatttaacctaattaattaacttgggtaattaaattaattaaccggggtcaatctataacccaacaatTATGTATAAGTGCATATATTCATAAAGAAAAGCATATATACgtagttatatataaaaacatatacacatacatatatttttatgtatgtttttatgaatatatatacatttcaATAGAGCTTATTTAGCTTCTAAGCTAACTGATTACATTAAAGGAAATATGAGATGATGAAGGCGGTGCCTACAGATCGAAACTATGGCTGTTGAAATGGAAGATTGGATGATAGCGTTGTCTCCTGATATTGTGTGACCTGATTTCTTTAGCAACACTTGTCTGAAGAGTTGGAGGACCACACACAATGACACCAACATCAACGCAGCCCCATTTCTCTGATATATCCCCAAAAATACCTACAGTAAGACAGAGGAAAGGGCATATCAAGAAAGCCTTTAGTGTAGTACAACTAAAAAGGTAAAACTTcgttattaagatttttttttttcctacaggATTCTTTTAGTTTTACTCCATCTGTTtatgttatatattttgttcacaACTGGTCCTTAGCTTGGAAAATAGAGGAGGGATATGGTAGGTTGATAACTTGTGTAAAATTTAGTCACTTTATTATGAATGGATCTACTATAGGCACACATTAAGGCGCCCCTTACTAGCAAGAATACATGTGGCTAACCTTGACTAGTCTGTTGTTATtcttgggactaaaatttggttgTTTTCACCATTATTGTCGTTATATTATTCGTTCAATTTATGTTTTGAACAAAAGTTGAGATGCCATACCTTTGAAATTCGGTCTTGAACCATAGTACAAATTGGTTAAACTCGCAACTTTTTGCTGACATGAATCCTTATGAGCTACAATGTCATTATTCTGCATCTTCTCAACCATAATCCTATCATCCTTGCATGCCTCCTTTGCTGCATTTTGTCTTTCCCAAAGATGCCATAAACCAACCACGATACCCCCAAAGATAAAGACACTTGCAAGCATACAAATTACAAAGAGAAGCCCTTTGTACCACCATGAAGATATCTCATAGGGgtttatatagaaaatatcCAGTAAATATATTATGATAACAAAGCCCAATGTAGATGAGATAACATATAGTCCAGACCATACATTATTTCCAGTACCAACCAAAACTGACATGCTACTGCTATCAGATGTAGGAGGAGAAGAGTTCGTAGCCTCGTGTACTTGACCCTCTTCCTGCAAGTAATTAACAACCATTAAATACCACGACATGAACATGATAATATTAAATACAAAACAATAGCACAAGGGTGTGAGAGCATAACTAAGCATACCAGTAGAGGTTGAGATTCTCGAGTGACAAAAATACGAATCTCAAGATTTAGTTTATCCGAGAAAAATGGACAGATTGATTCCATATCATTGGTAGAAAGAAGAGGAAGCTCGTTTGATTTTTTCACAGCCCAAACAATCAAGATGTTTCGAGGCAAACAAGGTTTTCCTTCTTGAGTACGATGGAGAATGTCATTCAAGATTGCTAGAAATGGTGAAATTCCTATGCCACCTGCTACTAAAATAAGGTTTTCATACCTAGAGAATCAAATGGTGAAGTCAGTTCATAAAATAGAAGATAATAATATGAAACTTAAAATTAAGCTTGATATCTAGTAAATTCTAGTGAAATTGATTGGTTGGGTGCATACATCAAATGATATGGTAATTCATGCCCATAAGGCCCCTCAACAGAAGCTATTATCTTTGTTTGAGGTTGGAGATGTAGATCAGCTTCAGAACTATTCATAATATTTCCTCTGAGCTTTTCTGTCCATTCCCCAAGAACCTTTATGAGAACGGATAAATGATATTTACCATCCAGAGGACTAGATGAAACACTGAAAGGATGCCACTGCAGCCAAGATAATTCTCGAACttgaaggaaaataaaactGAGGGCATTGTAACGCAGATCTACATTGTCAAGAAGGAAAAGTATCAGATAGGGTAAGAACGGATAAACAAGGAAACTACAAAATTGAGGGGAACTAGTATTACTTCCAGGTTTTGAAAGCATCAATTCCACAGTTCCACAAGGCAGGCACTTGGCTGAAATTATATCAACAGTCCTTCGTGATTGGCAGAATCTCAAAAAGCGgtcaagaataaaaagaaatattccTCCAGCAGCTATACTGAAAACGAAATCCCCAACATGCAAAGCTAAAAAGACAACAAAGATTACATATAGTTGATGAGTGTAGAAGAACAACTCAAATTTTTGCTTTCTCACTGGATGAAGTGATGTCATCCACATCAATAGACCAGCTGCCAGACTTATAACTCCTGCGAGATTGGCAACACCAATATCTTTCCACTCCAATATCTGCATGAGACAATTAAAGATATAAGTACCATTCTTATCTTCATATGACCTTCTATTTCTTTCCATGAGGGAATTCTTAGATACATTCTATGAATGAAGAAAAAGCATATGGTTTAGGACATTGACAAGATTCACAAAGGAGATGGTTTTCTCGCCTTTCTTCTGTGATGCCACTTAATGACTTACTAATCTCTCAATTAATTTTAGAAGATTCTACTAAATTCAAAAATGGCTTGAACTGAAAATGGAACAGACTGTGTGATGTGGATCAAATTAATCAGAGATACAAATAAACACAGCTGCAGTAATGTGACCATGTAACCGCACATATAAGTACAAGACTCAGCTATCAGACTGGTGCATGCATAAAGAAATACCAAGCACTACATAAGCTAAAAGATTATAAGTACAAGCCAAGACTAAAGGGACTCACTTCTATTCTCATGTATTTGCACATAAAATATTTCAGGTTACCAAGAACTAGGTAGCATCACAAGTTTTTGTCACATGAATAAGACAACATGGACGGGAACCAAAGGTCATCAAAAAATTCTGGTCAATGACTTTTACATTAGTACCATTCTTTCCATGTTTCTGTGTgctcattaaaaagaaaaaaagaagaagataattttagcaaaaatcaaGGAGAATAACACAAATCATAACAAGTTTAGTCTCCTATAATAAAACAAGTTTAGTCTACTATGATGTAACTCAGCAAAGTTCACCAGACAGCCTTAGCATCAGTCTAAGAAAGAACATCAACATGATCTATCAACTGATTAAGAAAGAGTATTTACAAATCAAAACAAGTTTAGTCtactataataataaaatgtttagTATACTATAAAGTAACCCAGCAAAGTTCAAGAGAAAACCTTCGCATTAGTCTAAGCAAGACTATCAATATGATATAATGATCAAGAGTTATTGAAGTGCATCTACTTGAGTTATGACATTTGCATTCCATAAACCGTTTACCAAAGTTCATTTCCATCATAAATTCTATTGTGCATACCTTCTTTAAGGAAATGTATAGCTTTCAAGAATTTGCGTCATAACATAGAGACTGAAGTACACTTTCGGCCCTTAAAGCATGGAGTTACTTTCATTTTGGtctttatgtttgattttgttctCATATTGGCcctttatgtttcaaaattttcattttgccCTTCATGTTTGATTTAGTTTTCTATTTGGTCCTTCATGAAATGAAATTGGAACAAAAAAGGTCAATATTTAAACAGGATCTAACATAATGCGACAAAAtgataattttgaaatataaagtgtcaaaatgaaaataatccAAAACTCTAAGGGACAAAAGTGTACTTTAGTCTAACATAAAAGGTTTACAGGGAtttaaccacaaaacaatcacaaaatcCCATTCTGGAACAGTTTATTGTGTTGTGCTTGTGTCTTTGAACAATTACCTTGTTATTTGTATAATGAACATGAATAAAGATTGCCACCACATAACCATATTTTGTAAGCCTGCTTTTAGTTACCCTTAAGAACCTTATGTCTACTGGTTGAAATGCTATATCTCACCCCCAAAATTAACCATCATGGTGCACCATCTCAGACCTCAAGCAGAACTTCTCAAGAATGAATCCATTTTAAAGTGCAACTCCCACCTCAATCCCAGCTAGTCCATCTTTCATCAGGATTCTGATCCCGCTGCTTACTCCAACAAGAGTAACACGAAGGCGGCCATTATGTGAAACTACAGCCAATCTTAATGGTGATCAAATAGCTATCTCTACCTTCCCATAATTTCTGTCCCCGGCTTAATTTGTATTTTACTAATCAAGCACTGGAAACTGACAATTCAAGGTAATTTGTGCATGagtcataaataaaaatttttaaccaACGAATTGTGAATGAACAGCCAAAGCAGAAGTTAACAGCATAAGGGatcattttcaaagaaaaataatagttGTTACTGCTGCACAGCATTTCCCCATCAATAATAGTTGTTACAGCACAGCACTTTATCATAGAATTTCTCTAGTCTtgtcatttctatttttccattttctattGCGGTTGCCCCTTCCCTTGCATTCTTATTGTATGCTATAAagaatacacacacacacacgtgtgtgtgtgagtgtgtagCAGGAGGATAATTCAATTTTCAGTGAATATACATGTATTCTTCTCctggaaaacaaacaaacaaatacatatatatacaagcAAAAGAGAAAcacatatttataaatatagcTAAGCTATACACAAGTAAAAGAATTACACCGCTAGCACTCACTTCTTGTAGAAGGTCGCCCTCAATTGTCCATGCAATTATATAGAATAGTCCATGGAGAGTAAACAGCTCCATAGTGAGATGTCCAAGCCACACATGATATCTTGTTGCATGCTCAAAAGGGATATCTATAAGGCGGAGAAGAACCGATCCCCTTGCAACCGGAAGAAACAAAAATGCCAAGcaatataatccaatggtacCAAAGCGAAGTCCCAGATATTCCAAAATGAAacaactgaaaatttcaaattaagtAGGACTCTCAGCCGAAGAAACCAATCTTCATGTACTGAATAAAaagaacttaaaaattttacagAGCAAATGCTAACCGTAAAGAATTAAAGTTTCTCATATACAACATGTTTCATGAtgacaa is a genomic window of Quercus lobata isolate SW786 chromosome 2, ValleyOak3.0 Primary Assembly, whole genome shotgun sequence containing:
- the LOC115977688 gene encoding ferric reduction oxidase 7, chloroplastic-like isoform X1; the protein is MDENSVERPLLLSRGAERVKKTPFFVSWAKWILKFVIWVIFLAWAALIFFIPAQIVNEAFEKWAQLTSGTVFGITGSIFLVFSGPVLIIAFLSIAYLLISGEEELHERKASTKPRFRLWTFPVLVDGPFGVVSATELIGIVLFVVYVIWAVYAYTTQILSVISQSQLTLKQKSCFILEYLGLRFGTIGLYCLAFLFLPVARGSVLLRLIDIPFEHATRYHVWLGHLTMELFTLHGLFYIIAWTIEGDLLQEILEWKDIGVANLAGVISLAAGLLMWMTSLHPVRKQKFELFFYTHQLYVIFVVFLALHVGDFVFSIAAGGIFLFILDRFLRFCQSRRTVDIISAKCLPCGTVELMLSKPGNLRYNALSFIFLQVRELSWLQWHPFSVSSSPLDGKYHLSVLIKVLGEWTEKLRGNIMNSSEADLHLQPQTKIIASVEGPYGHELPYHLMYENLILVAGGIGISPFLAILNDILHRTQEGKPCLPRNILIVWAVKKSNELPLLSTNDMESICPFFSDKLNLEIRIFVTRESQPLLVCLEEGQVHEATNSSPPTSDSSSMSVLVGTGNNVWSGLYVISSTLGFVIIIYLLDIFYINPYEISSWWYKGLLFVICMLASVFIFGGIVVGLWHLWERQNAAKEACKDDRIMVEKMQNNDIVAHKDSCQQKVASLTNLYYGSRPNFKGIFGDISEKWGCVDVGVIVCGPPTLQTSVAKEIRSHNIRRQRYHPIFHFNSHSFDL
- the LOC115977688 gene encoding ferric reduction oxidase 7, chloroplastic-like isoform X2 → MDENSVERPLLLSRGAERVKKTPFFVSWAKWILKFVIWVIFLAWAALIFFIPAQIVNEAFEKWAQLTSGTVFGITGSIFLVFSGPVLIIAFLSIAYLLISGEEELHERKASTKPRFRLWTFPVLVDGPFGVVSATELIGIVLFVVYVIWAVYAYTTQILSVISQSQLTLKQKSCFILEYLGLRFGTIGLYCLAFLFLPVARGSVLLRLIDIPFEHATRYHVWLGHLTMELFTLHGLFYIIAWTIEGDLLQEILEWKDIGVANLAGVISLAAGLLMWMTSLHPVRKQKFELFFYTHQLYVIFVVFLALHVGDFVFSIAAGGIFLFILDRFLRFCQSRRTVDIISAKCLPCGTVELMLSKPGNLRYNALSFIFLQVRELSWLQWHPFSVSSSPLDGKYHLSVLIKVLGEWTEKLRGNIMNSSEADLHLQPQTKIIASVEGPYGHELPYHLMYENLILVAGGIGISPFLAILNDILHRTQEGKPCLPRNILIVWAVKKSNELPLLSTNDMESICPFFSDKLNLEIRIFVTRESQPLLEEGQVHEATNSSPPTSDSSSMSVLVGTGNNVWSGLYVISSTLGFVIIIYLLDIFYINPYEISSWWYKGLLFVICMLASVFIFGGIVVGLWHLWERQNAAKEACKDDRIMVEKMQNNDIVAHKDSCQQKVASLTNLYYGSRPNFKGIFGDISEKWGCVDVGVIVCGPPTLQTSVAKEIRSHNIRRQRYHPIFHFNSHSFDL